One window of Myxococcus xanthus genomic DNA carries:
- a CDS encoding hemerythrin domain-containing protein: MDVIDLLIQQHRELEALFDACRAAKDDASKQELGIQLAEALTLHTTIEERWVYPAARRVVEEKLIQDSVEEHGEMTELIAQMIRARNDPQKLVALFGELEKVVKDHVTMEERDVLPKLGQKVTEQDLGMSCKDIVRTASEVRREEMQKLQGQANA, encoded by the coding sequence GTGGACGTGATTGACCTGTTGATTCAGCAGCACCGTGAGTTGGAAGCGCTGTTCGATGCCTGTCGCGCGGCGAAGGACGATGCGAGCAAGCAAGAGCTTGGCATCCAGCTCGCGGAGGCGCTCACGTTGCACACCACGATTGAAGAACGCTGGGTGTACCCCGCCGCGCGCCGGGTGGTGGAGGAGAAGCTGATTCAGGACTCCGTCGAGGAGCACGGGGAGATGACGGAGCTCATCGCCCAGATGATTCGCGCGCGCAACGACCCGCAGAAGCTGGTGGCCCTGTTCGGCGAACTGGAGAAGGTGGTGAAGGACCACGTGACGATGGAGGAGCGCGACGTACTGCCCAAGCTCGGTCAGAAGGTCACCGAGCAGGACCTGGGCATGTCGTGCAAGGACATCGTCCGCACCGCCTCCGAGGTCCGCCGCGAGGAGATGCAGAAGCTCCAGGGTCAGGCGAACGCCTGA
- a CDS encoding DUF4258 domain-containing protein: protein MSKEPFKRFEALRFARRLLDEGSLVLKQHAKDRMKERNLATTDIENIIEGGVVNSEGEQKDGRWTYVIETPRMGLAVAFRCDEAGEAHELVIVSVWRKS from the coding sequence TTGAGCAAGGAACCCTTCAAGCGTTTCGAGGCGCTCAGGTTTGCCCGGCGCCTCTTGGACGAGGGCTCGTTGGTTCTCAAGCAGCACGCGAAGGACCGCATGAAGGAGCGGAATCTCGCGACCACGGACATCGAGAACATCATCGAAGGCGGCGTCGTGAACAGCGAGGGGGAGCAGAAGGATGGTCGGTGGACCTACGTCATCGAAACCCCACGAATGGGGCTCGCGGTGGCCTTTCGCTGTGACGAAGCGGGTGAGGCGCACGAGTTGGTCATCGTGTCAGTCTGGAGGAAGTCATGA
- a CDS encoding HAMP domain-containing sensor histidine kinase yields the protein MTLRARLLLAQAPLALALLLVGVVAVVTLSQLGRSGPRVLQDNYRSVLAAQEMMAQLERMDSGALFIIAGERQRGLTQQAAQRARLESQLRVQEGNVTEPAEDAATLRLRTSWRRYQEAYDGFLAQSSPEGAREAYFGVLEPAFQEVTGAARAILDLNQDAMVRKSEALQRQSARVNTVMVAAVMVAFVVGLFASQSLTHRALRPVSVLSQAVRRLGEGDYAARAVVEGQDEIAQVGRDFNAMAEALQQYRRSSLGELLQAQAASQAAIDSLPDPVVVFGADGGLLNVNRAAEDVLRLSLEAGGDMLGQVVPEARAVLERVREHVLTGRGAYQPRGYEEAVRAPLPDGDRWLLARGSPVHGESGEVVGATVILQDVTRLRRFDELKNDLVATVAHEFRTPLTSLRMALHLVTEGVVGPVTEKQADLLFAAREDSERLQGIVDDLLDLSRIQAGQLQLEIRRVPAEELVDAALDAQRMAAEERGVQVSKQVGLDVEPVDVDPERLGLVLGNLVGNAVKHTPPGGEVEVHVWQESHGVRFEVRDTGEGIALEQQARIFEKFYRAPGAPAGGAGLGLSIAKDIVQAHGGDIGVVSTPGQGSTFWFTLPRREESGPASV from the coding sequence ATGACGCTGCGAGCCCGGTTGTTGTTGGCGCAGGCACCCCTGGCCCTGGCGCTGTTGTTGGTGGGCGTGGTGGCCGTGGTGACGTTGTCCCAACTGGGGCGTTCTGGGCCTCGGGTGCTTCAGGACAACTACCGCAGTGTGCTGGCCGCGCAGGAGATGATGGCGCAGTTGGAGCGCATGGACAGCGGGGCGCTCTTCATCATCGCGGGTGAGCGGCAGCGCGGGCTGACGCAGCAGGCGGCGCAGCGCGCGCGCTTGGAGTCGCAGTTGCGGGTGCAGGAAGGCAACGTCACCGAGCCCGCCGAGGATGCGGCGACGCTCCGGTTGCGCACGTCCTGGCGGCGTTACCAGGAGGCCTATGACGGGTTCCTCGCCCAGTCGTCGCCGGAGGGGGCGCGGGAGGCGTACTTCGGTGTTCTCGAGCCGGCCTTCCAGGAGGTGACCGGAGCGGCCCGGGCCATCCTGGACCTGAACCAGGACGCCATGGTGCGCAAGAGCGAGGCGTTGCAGCGGCAGAGCGCGCGGGTGAACACGGTGATGGTGGCGGCGGTGATGGTGGCCTTCGTGGTGGGGTTGTTCGCGTCGCAGTCGCTGACGCACCGGGCGCTCCGTCCGGTGTCGGTGCTGTCACAGGCGGTGCGGCGCCTGGGCGAGGGCGACTACGCGGCGCGCGCGGTGGTGGAGGGACAGGACGAAATCGCGCAGGTGGGGCGGGACTTCAACGCCATGGCGGAGGCGCTTCAGCAGTACCGGCGCAGCAGCCTGGGTGAGTTGCTCCAGGCGCAGGCGGCATCACAGGCGGCCATCGACAGCCTGCCGGACCCGGTGGTGGTGTTCGGCGCGGACGGAGGGCTGCTCAACGTCAACCGCGCGGCGGAGGACGTGCTGCGGCTGTCGCTCGAAGCGGGCGGGGACATGCTGGGGCAGGTGGTGCCGGAGGCGCGCGCGGTGCTGGAGCGGGTGCGTGAGCACGTGTTGACGGGGCGAGGGGCGTATCAGCCGCGCGGGTACGAAGAGGCGGTGCGGGCGCCGCTCCCGGACGGGGACCGGTGGCTGCTGGCTCGGGGAAGTCCGGTGCATGGCGAGTCAGGGGAGGTGGTGGGGGCCACGGTGATTCTCCAGGACGTGACGCGGCTGCGGCGCTTCGACGAGCTGAAGAACGACCTGGTGGCCACGGTGGCGCACGAGTTCCGCACGCCGCTCACGTCGCTGCGCATGGCGCTGCACCTGGTGACGGAGGGCGTGGTGGGGCCGGTGACGGAGAAGCAGGCGGACCTGTTGTTCGCGGCGCGCGAGGACTCCGAGCGGCTGCAGGGCATCGTGGATGACCTGCTGGACCTGTCGCGCATCCAGGCGGGGCAGCTTCAGTTGGAGATTCGCCGGGTGCCGGCGGAGGAACTGGTGGACGCGGCGCTGGACGCTCAGCGGATGGCGGCGGAGGAGCGCGGGGTCCAGGTGTCGAAGCAGGTGGGGCTGGACGTGGAGCCGGTGGACGTGGACCCGGAGCGGCTGGGGTTGGTGCTGGGGAACCTGGTGGGCAACGCGGTGAAGCACACGCCCCCGGGAGGCGAGGTGGAGGTGCACGTGTGGCAGGAATCGCACGGGGTGCGCTTCGAGGTGCGCGACACGGGGGAGGGGATTGCCTTGGAGCAACAGGCGCGCATCTTCGAGAAGTTCTACCGGGCACCCGGCGCGCCTGCGGGAGGCGCGGGGCTGGGGCTGTCCATCGCGAAGGACATCGTCCAGGCACACGGCGGGGACATTGGCGTGGTGAGTACGCCCGGCCAGGGAAGCACGTTCTGGTTCACGCTGCCCCGGCGGGAAGAGTCCGGGCCGGCGAGCGTGTGA
- a CDS encoding type II toxin-antitoxin system MqsA family antitoxin, which translates to MKCESCGGELLETRLDSYHFDESGLEDVILVGVIERRCEKCNEREVVIPRLKELHRTIAKALAAKNSLLTPLEVRFLRKHLGFSQADFAKRINVRSEAVSRWETGAEEFSWHFELLLRLMVMLELHERNYTVKSFDEVQEKRLTAPVRIFAEKSAWRPDSTNMLTAAC; encoded by the coding sequence ATGAAGTGTGAGAGCTGCGGTGGGGAGCTCTTGGAGACACGACTCGACAGCTACCACTTCGACGAGAGTGGGCTGGAGGATGTCATCCTCGTGGGGGTGATTGAGCGTCGGTGCGAGAAGTGCAACGAACGAGAGGTCGTGATCCCGAGGTTGAAGGAGTTGCACCGGACGATTGCGAAAGCCCTGGCCGCGAAGAACAGCCTGCTGACGCCGCTGGAAGTTCGATTCCTGCGCAAGCATCTGGGGTTCTCACAGGCTGACTTCGCGAAGCGCATCAATGTCCGCTCTGAGGCTGTGTCCCGCTGGGAGACCGGCGCCGAAGAGTTCAGCTGGCATTTCGAGCTGCTTCTTCGCTTGATGGTGATGTTGGAGCTTCACGAGCGGAACTACACCGTGAAGTCCTTCGACGAGGTCCAGGAGAAGAGACTCACTGCCCCTGTCCGAATTTTCGCGGAGAAGTCCGCGTGGAGGCCAGACAGCACCAACATGCTGACCGCTGCCTGCTGA